One part of the Panthera leo isolate Ple1 chromosome D4, P.leo_Ple1_pat1.1, whole genome shotgun sequence genome encodes these proteins:
- the BICD2 gene encoding protein bicaudal D homolog 2 isoform X1: MSAPSEEEEYARLVMEAQPEWLRAEVKRLSHELAETTREKIQAAEYGLAVLEEKHQLKLQFEELEVDYEAIRGEMEQLKEAFGQAHTNHKKVAADGESREESLIQESASKEQYYVRKVLELQTELKQLRNVLTNTQSESERLASVAQELKEINQNVETQRGRLRDDIKEYKFREARLLQDYSELEEENISLQKQVSVLRQNQVEFEGLKHEIKRLEEETEYLNSQLEDAIRLKEISERQLEEALETLKTEREQKLSLRKELSHYMSINDSLYTSHLHVSLDGLKLGDDAEALANGFEHGSLAKLPLDNRTSTPSKDGLAPPSPSLVSDLLSELNISEIQKLKQQLVQLEREKMGLLTTLQDTQKQLEQARGALSEQHEEVSRLTENLSALRRLQAGKERRTALDSEKERDSHEDGDYYEVDINGPEILACKYRAALAEASELREQLKALRSAHEAGEARHAEEKGQHEAESQALAEKVSLLEKAGRQDRELLARLQAELKKVSDVAGETQGSLSVAQDELVTFSEELANLYHHVCMCNNETPTRVVLDYYREGAAGAGHGSPEARERRSPVLPKGPPAAEAGAGDSSPSPSPSLPSPLSDPRREPMNIYNLIAIIRDQIRHLQAAVDRTTELSRQRLASQELGPASDKDREALMEEILKLKSLLSTKREQITTLRTVLKANKQTAEVALANLKSKYENEKAMVTETMMKLRNELKALKEDAATFSSLRAMFATRCDEYITQLDEMQRQLAAAEDEKKTLNSLLRMAIQQKLALTQRLELLELDHEQTRRGRAKAASKAKPGTPSVSHTCACASDRAEGAGLATQVLCGEKYNIYCD; this comes from the exons GCGTTTGGACAGGCGCACACGAACCACAAGAAGGTAGCCGCGGACGGCGAGAGCCGGGAGGAGAGTCTGATCCAGGAGTCGGCCTCCAAGGAGCAGTACTATGTGCGCAAGGTGCTGGAGCTGCAGACGGAGCTGAAGCAGCTGCGGAACGTGCTCACCAACACTCAGTCGGAGAGCGAGCGCCTGGCGTCCGTGGCGCAGGAGCTGAAGGAG ATCAACCAGAACGTGGAGACCCAGCGTGGCCGCCTGCGGGATGATATCAAGGAGTACAAGTTCCGAGAGGCCCGTCTGCTGCAGGACTACtcggagctggaggaggagaacATCAGCCTGCAGAAGCAGGTGTCCGTGCTCAGGCAGAACCAG GTGGAGTTTGAGGGCCTCAAGCACGAGATCAAGCGTCTGGAGGAGGAGACCGAGTACCTCAACAGCCAGCTGGAGGACGCCATCAGGCTCAAGGAGATCTCGGAGCGGCAGCTGGAGGAGGCGCTGGAGACGCTgaagacagagcgcgagcagaaGCTCAGTCTGCGCAAGGAGCTGTCCCACTACATGAGCATCAACGACTCCCTCTACACCAGCCACCTGCACGTCTCCCTGGACGGCCTCAAGCTTGGCGACGACGCCGAGGCTCTGGCCAACGGCTTCGAGCACGGCAGCCTGGCCAAGCTGCCGCTCGACAACAGAACCTCCACGCCCTCCAAGGACGGTCtcgccccgccctcccccagcctggtgTCCGACCTCCTCAGCGAGCTCAACATCTCCGAGATCCAGAAGCTGAAGCAGCAGCTGGTGCAG CTGGAGCGGGAGAAGATGGGCCTGCTGACGACGCTGCAGGACACACAGAAGCAGCTGGAGCAGGCGCGGGGCGCCCTGTCGGAGCAACACGAGGAGGTGAGCCGCCTCACGGAGAACCTCAGTGCCCTGCGGCGCCTGCAGGCCGGCAAGGAGCGGCGGACGGCCCTGGACAGCGAGAAGGAGCGGGACAGCCACGAGGATGGTGACTACTACGAGGTGGACATCAACGGCCCCGAGATCCTGGCTTGCAAGTACCGCGCGGCCCTGGCAGAGGCCAGTGAGCTCCGAGAGCAGCTGAAAGCCCTGCGCAGCGCACACGAGGCCGGCGAGGCCCGGCACGCGGAGGAGAAGGGCCAGCATGAGGCCGAGAGCCAGGCGCTCGCCGAGAAGGTCTCCCTGCTGGAGAAGGCCGGCCGCCAGGACCGCGAGCTGCTGGCCCGGCTGCAGGCGGAGCTGAAGAAGGTGAGTGACGTTGCGGGTGAGACGCAGGGCAGCCTGAGCGTGGCCCAGGACGAGCTGGTGACCTTCAGCGAGGAGCTGGCCAACCTCTACCACCACGTGTGCATGTGCAACAACGAGACACCCACCCGCGTCGTGCTGGACTACTACCGAGAGGGCGCGGCTGGCGCCGGCCACGGCAGCCCTGAGGCCCGCGAGCGCCGCTCGCCTGTCCTGCCCAAAGGACCGCCGGCCGCGGAGGCTGGGGCCGGGGACAGCAGCCCTTCGCccagcccttccctgccctcGCCTCTGAGTGACCCGCGCCGGGAGCCCATGAACATCTACAACCTGATCGCCATCATCCGCGACCAGATCAGGCACCTGCAGGCAGCCGTGGACCGCACCACGGAGCTGTCGCGGCAGCGCCTGGCCTCCCAGGAGCTGGGCCCTGCCTCGGATAAGGACCGGGAGGCACTCATGGAGGAGATCCTCAAGTTGAAGTCTCTGCTGAGCACCAAGCGGGAGCAGATCACCACGCTGCGCACGGTCCTCAAGGCCAACAAGCAG ACGGCCGAGGTGGCCCTGGCCAACCTGAAGAGCAAGTACGAGAATGAGAAGGCCATGGTGACCGAGACCATGATGAAGCTGCGTAACGAGCTGAAGGCCCTCAAGGAGGACGCGGCCACCTTCTCCTCGCTGCGGGCCATGTTTGCCACCAG GTGTGACGAGTACATCACGCAGCTGGATGAGATGCAGCGGCAGCTGGCAGCCGCCGAGGACGAGAAGAAGACGCTCAACTCTCTGCTGCGCATGGCCATCCAGCAGAAGCTGGCGCTGACCCAGCGGCTGGAGCTGCTCGAGCTGGACCACGAGCAGACCCGGCGGGGCCGCGCCAAGGCCGCCTCCAAGGCCAAGCCGGGCACCCCGAGCGTAAGTCACACCTGCGCCTGCGCCAGCGACAGGGCCGAGGGTGCCGGGCTCGCCACTCAGGTGCTCTGCGGCGAGAAGTATAACATTTACTGCGATTAG
- the BICD2 gene encoding protein bicaudal D homolog 2 isoform X2, with amino-acid sequence MSAPSEEEEYARLVMEAQPEWLRAEVKRLSHELAETTREKIQAAEYGLAVLEEKHQLKLQFEELEVDYEAIRGEMEQLKEAFGQAHTNHKKVAADGESREESLIQESASKEQYYVRKVLELQTELKQLRNVLTNTQSESERLASVAQELKEINQNVETQRGRLRDDIKEYKFREARLLQDYSELEEENISLQKQVSVLRQNQVEFEGLKHEIKRLEEETEYLNSQLEDAIRLKEISERQLEEALETLKTEREQKLSLRKELSHYMSINDSLYTSHLHVSLDGLKLGDDAEALANGFEHGSLAKLPLDNRTSTPSKDGLAPPSPSLVSDLLSELNISEIQKLKQQLVQLEREKMGLLTTLQDTQKQLEQARGALSEQHEEVSRLTENLSALRRLQAGKERRTALDSEKERDSHEDGDYYEVDINGPEILACKYRAALAEASELREQLKALRSAHEAGEARHAEEKGQHEAESQALAEKVSLLEKAGRQDRELLARLQAELKKVSDVAGETQGSLSVAQDELVTFSEELANLYHHVCMCNNETPTRVVLDYYREGAAGAGHGSPEARERRSPVLPKGPPAAEAGAGDSSPSPSPSLPSPLSDPRREPMNIYNLIAIIRDQIRHLQAAVDRTTELSRQRLASQELGPASDKDREALMEEILKLKSLLSTKREQITTLRTVLKANKQTAEVALANLKSKYENEKAMVTETMMKLRNELKALKEDAATFSSLRAMFATRCDEYITQLDEMQRQLAAAEDEKKTLNSLLRMAIQQKLALTQRLELLELDHEQTRRGRAKAASKAKPGTPSL; translated from the exons GCGTTTGGACAGGCGCACACGAACCACAAGAAGGTAGCCGCGGACGGCGAGAGCCGGGAGGAGAGTCTGATCCAGGAGTCGGCCTCCAAGGAGCAGTACTATGTGCGCAAGGTGCTGGAGCTGCAGACGGAGCTGAAGCAGCTGCGGAACGTGCTCACCAACACTCAGTCGGAGAGCGAGCGCCTGGCGTCCGTGGCGCAGGAGCTGAAGGAG ATCAACCAGAACGTGGAGACCCAGCGTGGCCGCCTGCGGGATGATATCAAGGAGTACAAGTTCCGAGAGGCCCGTCTGCTGCAGGACTACtcggagctggaggaggagaacATCAGCCTGCAGAAGCAGGTGTCCGTGCTCAGGCAGAACCAG GTGGAGTTTGAGGGCCTCAAGCACGAGATCAAGCGTCTGGAGGAGGAGACCGAGTACCTCAACAGCCAGCTGGAGGACGCCATCAGGCTCAAGGAGATCTCGGAGCGGCAGCTGGAGGAGGCGCTGGAGACGCTgaagacagagcgcgagcagaaGCTCAGTCTGCGCAAGGAGCTGTCCCACTACATGAGCATCAACGACTCCCTCTACACCAGCCACCTGCACGTCTCCCTGGACGGCCTCAAGCTTGGCGACGACGCCGAGGCTCTGGCCAACGGCTTCGAGCACGGCAGCCTGGCCAAGCTGCCGCTCGACAACAGAACCTCCACGCCCTCCAAGGACGGTCtcgccccgccctcccccagcctggtgTCCGACCTCCTCAGCGAGCTCAACATCTCCGAGATCCAGAAGCTGAAGCAGCAGCTGGTGCAG CTGGAGCGGGAGAAGATGGGCCTGCTGACGACGCTGCAGGACACACAGAAGCAGCTGGAGCAGGCGCGGGGCGCCCTGTCGGAGCAACACGAGGAGGTGAGCCGCCTCACGGAGAACCTCAGTGCCCTGCGGCGCCTGCAGGCCGGCAAGGAGCGGCGGACGGCCCTGGACAGCGAGAAGGAGCGGGACAGCCACGAGGATGGTGACTACTACGAGGTGGACATCAACGGCCCCGAGATCCTGGCTTGCAAGTACCGCGCGGCCCTGGCAGAGGCCAGTGAGCTCCGAGAGCAGCTGAAAGCCCTGCGCAGCGCACACGAGGCCGGCGAGGCCCGGCACGCGGAGGAGAAGGGCCAGCATGAGGCCGAGAGCCAGGCGCTCGCCGAGAAGGTCTCCCTGCTGGAGAAGGCCGGCCGCCAGGACCGCGAGCTGCTGGCCCGGCTGCAGGCGGAGCTGAAGAAGGTGAGTGACGTTGCGGGTGAGACGCAGGGCAGCCTGAGCGTGGCCCAGGACGAGCTGGTGACCTTCAGCGAGGAGCTGGCCAACCTCTACCACCACGTGTGCATGTGCAACAACGAGACACCCACCCGCGTCGTGCTGGACTACTACCGAGAGGGCGCGGCTGGCGCCGGCCACGGCAGCCCTGAGGCCCGCGAGCGCCGCTCGCCTGTCCTGCCCAAAGGACCGCCGGCCGCGGAGGCTGGGGCCGGGGACAGCAGCCCTTCGCccagcccttccctgccctcGCCTCTGAGTGACCCGCGCCGGGAGCCCATGAACATCTACAACCTGATCGCCATCATCCGCGACCAGATCAGGCACCTGCAGGCAGCCGTGGACCGCACCACGGAGCTGTCGCGGCAGCGCCTGGCCTCCCAGGAGCTGGGCCCTGCCTCGGATAAGGACCGGGAGGCACTCATGGAGGAGATCCTCAAGTTGAAGTCTCTGCTGAGCACCAAGCGGGAGCAGATCACCACGCTGCGCACGGTCCTCAAGGCCAACAAGCAG ACGGCCGAGGTGGCCCTGGCCAACCTGAAGAGCAAGTACGAGAATGAGAAGGCCATGGTGACCGAGACCATGATGAAGCTGCGTAACGAGCTGAAGGCCCTCAAGGAGGACGCGGCCACCTTCTCCTCGCTGCGGGCCATGTTTGCCACCAG GTGTGACGAGTACATCACGCAGCTGGATGAGATGCAGCGGCAGCTGGCAGCCGCCGAGGACGAGAAGAAGACGCTCAACTCTCTGCTGCGCATGGCCATCCAGCAGAAGCTGGCGCTGACCCAGCGGCTGGAGCTGCTCGAGCTGGACCACGAGCAGACCCGGCGGGGCCGCGCCAAGGCCGCCTCCAAGGCCAAGCCGGGCACCCCGAGC CTGTAG